In one Gracilinanus agilis isolate LMUSP501 chromosome 6, AgileGrace, whole genome shotgun sequence genomic region, the following are encoded:
- the RAD9A gene encoding cell cycle checkpoint control protein RAD9A, with product MKCLVTGGNVRVLGKAAHSLSRIGDELYLEPLEDGLSLRTVNASRSAFACFLFAPLFFQHYQAARPPQGQPPRCKVLMKSFLSVFRSLAALEKTVERCCISLSPEKSRLVIQLHCKHGVTKTHNLSFQECESLQAVFDPAVCPHLLRAPARVLVEAVSPFSPALSEVTLGVSRGRRVVFRSYLEEDTDAARAMMTEMSLSEDEFQQLQAQEGASITFCLKEFRGLLSFAESANLLLNIHFDVPGRPAIFTIEDSLLDGHFVLATLSQPDLCSQEPCQPGQGTHSTTHLDDFANDDIDSYMIAMETTVCEGAEVTPRTPSPVSEDEAEPNVVPGTPPLKKFRSLFFGSVLAPTESPSEPNPVLAEDSEGEG from the exons ATGAAGTGCCTCGTGACGGGGGGAAACGTGCGGG TGCTAGGCAAGGCCGCTCATTCGTTGTCTCGCATCGGAGACGAGCTGTACTTAGAGCCGCTGGAGGACGGG CTCTCACTTCGGACCGTGAATGCATCCCGCTCAGCCTTCGCCTGCTTCCTGTTCGCGCCGCTTTTCTTCCAGCACTACCAGGCAGCCCGGCCGCCCCAGGGGCAGCCGCCGCGCTGCAAAGTCCTCATGAAG TCGTTCCTGTCTGTATTCCGCTCTCTGGCAGCGCTAGAGAAGACAGTGGAGCGCTGCTGCATCTCGCTGAGCCCGGAGAAGAGCCGCTTGGTCATCCAGCTCCACTGCAAGCACG GCGTGACCAAGACCCACAACCTGTCCTTCCAGGAGTGTGAATCCCTTCAGGCTGTCTTCGACCCAGCCGTGTGCCCGCACCTGCTCCGTGCCCCTGCCCG GGTGTTGGTGGAAGCAGTGTCGCCCTTCTCACCAGCGCTGTCAGAGGTTACCCTGGGAGTGAGCAGGGGCCGCAGAGTTGTTTTCAGAAGCTACCTGGAGGAGGATACAG ATGCTGCAAGAGCCATGATGACAGAGATGAGCCTCAGTGAAGATGAGTTCCAGCAGTTGCAGGCCCAGGAGGGCGCTTCCATCACTTTCTGCCTCAAGGAGTTCCGG GGTCTCCTGAGCTTTGCAGAGTCAGCTAACCTTCTCCTCAACATTCACTTTGATGTTCCTGGCAG GCCAGCCATCTTCACCATCGAGGATTCGCTGCTGGATGGTCACTTTGTTCTGGCTACTCTGTCTCAGCCTGACCTCTGTTCTCAGGAGCCTTGTCAGCCTGGGCAGGGGACTCACAG CACTACTCACCTGGACGACTTTGCAAATGATGATATTGACTCTTATATGATCGCCATGGAAACAACTGTGTGTGAAGGGGCAGAAGTCACCCCTAGGACCCCTTCCCCTGTGTCAGAGGACGAGGCAGAGCCCAATGTGGTGCCTGGGACCCCTCCTCTAAAAAAG ttCCGTTCCCTATTCTTTGGCTCAGTGTTGGCCCCAACAGAGTCTCCTTCTGAGCCCAACCCAGTACTGGCAGAAGACAGTGAGGGAGAGGGCTGA
- the PPP1CA gene encoding serine/threonine-protein phosphatase PP1-alpha catalytic subunit isoform X3, with product MSDSEKLNLDSIIGRLLEGDIHGQYYDLLRLFEYGGFPPESNYLFLGDYVDRGKQSLETICLLLAYKIKYPENFFLLRGNHECASINRIYGFYDECKRRYNIKLWKTFTDCFNCLPIAAIVDEKIFCCHGGLSPDLQSMEQIRRIMRPTDVPDQGLLCDLLWSDPDKDVQGWGENDRGVSFTFGAEVVAKFLHKHDLDLICRAHQVVEDGYEFFAKRQLVTLFSAPNYCGEFDNAGAMMSVDETLMCSFQILKPADKNKGKYGQFSGLNSGGRPITPPRNSAKAKK from the exons ATGTCCGACAGCGAGAAGCTTAACCTGGACTCCATCATCGGGCGACTCCTGGAAG GGGACATCCACGGCCAGTACTATGACCTGCTCCGATTGTTCGAGTACGGGGGCTTTCCTCCTGAGAGCAACTACCTCTTCCTGGGGGACTACGTGGACAGGGGCAAACAGTCCTTGGAAACCATCTGCCTGCTGCTGGCCTACAAGATCAAGTACCCCGAGAACTTCTTCCTGCTCCGTGGCAACCACGAGTGTGCCAGCATCAACCGCATCTATGGCTTCTATGATGAGT GTAAGAGACGCTACAACATAAAGCTCTGGAAGACCTTCACAGACTGCTTCAATTGCTTGCCCATTGCGGCCATTGTGGACGAGAAGATTTTCTGCTGCCATGGAG GACTGTCCCCAGACCTGCAGTCCATGGAGCAGATCAGGCGCATCATGAGGCCCACAGACGTGCCAGACCAAGGGCTGCTGTGTGATCTCCTATGGTCAGACCCTGATAAAGATGTCCAAGGCTGGGGCGAGAACGACCGCGGTGTCTCCTTTACTTTTGGGGCCGAGGTCGTGGCCAAGTTTCTGCACAAGCATGATCTGGACCTCATCTGCCGGGCACaccag GTGGTGGAGGACGGCTATGAATTCTTTGCCAAGCGACAGTTGGTGACCCTCTTCTCTGCCCCCAACTATTGTGGCGAGTTTGACAATGCTGGTGCCATGATGAGTGTGGATGAAACTCTCATGTGCTCTTTCCAG ATCCTTAAACCAGCCGACAAGAACAAAGGCAAATACGGGCAATTCAGTGGCCTCAACTCTGGTGGCCGCCCTATCACCCCACCCCGCAACTCTGCCAAAGCCAAGAAATAG
- the PPP1CA gene encoding serine/threonine-protein phosphatase PP1-alpha catalytic subunit isoform X1, protein MSDSEKLNLDSIIGRLLEVQGSRPGKNVQLTENEIRGLCLKSREIFLSQPILLELEAPLKICGDIHGQYYDLLRLFEYGGFPPESNYLFLGDYVDRGKQSLETICLLLAYKIKYPENFFLLRGNHECASINRIYGFYDECKRRYNIKLWKTFTDCFNCLPIAAIVDEKIFCCHGGLSPDLQSMEQIRRIMRPTDVPDQGLLCDLLWSDPDKDVQGWGENDRGVSFTFGAEVVAKFLHKHDLDLICRAHQVVEDGYEFFAKRQLVTLFSAPNYCGEFDNAGAMMSVDETLMCSFQILKPADKNKGKYGQFSGLNSGGRPITPPRNSAKAKK, encoded by the exons ATGTCCGACAGCGAGAAGCTTAACCTGGACTCCATCATCGGGCGACTCCTGGAAG TGCAGGGCTCCCGACCTGGCAAGAACGTACAGCTGACGGAGAACGAGATCCGCGGCCTGTGCCTCAAGTCCCGGGAGATCTTCCTGAGCCAGCCCATCCTCCTGGAGCTCGAGGCGCCTCTCAAGATATGCG GGGACATCCACGGCCAGTACTATGACCTGCTCCGATTGTTCGAGTACGGGGGCTTTCCTCCTGAGAGCAACTACCTCTTCCTGGGGGACTACGTGGACAGGGGCAAACAGTCCTTGGAAACCATCTGCCTGCTGCTGGCCTACAAGATCAAGTACCCCGAGAACTTCTTCCTGCTCCGTGGCAACCACGAGTGTGCCAGCATCAACCGCATCTATGGCTTCTATGATGAGT GTAAGAGACGCTACAACATAAAGCTCTGGAAGACCTTCACAGACTGCTTCAATTGCTTGCCCATTGCGGCCATTGTGGACGAGAAGATTTTCTGCTGCCATGGAG GACTGTCCCCAGACCTGCAGTCCATGGAGCAGATCAGGCGCATCATGAGGCCCACAGACGTGCCAGACCAAGGGCTGCTGTGTGATCTCCTATGGTCAGACCCTGATAAAGATGTCCAAGGCTGGGGCGAGAACGACCGCGGTGTCTCCTTTACTTTTGGGGCCGAGGTCGTGGCCAAGTTTCTGCACAAGCATGATCTGGACCTCATCTGCCGGGCACaccag GTGGTGGAGGACGGCTATGAATTCTTTGCCAAGCGACAGTTGGTGACCCTCTTCTCTGCCCCCAACTATTGTGGCGAGTTTGACAATGCTGGTGCCATGATGAGTGTGGATGAAACTCTCATGTGCTCTTTCCAG ATCCTTAAACCAGCCGACAAGAACAAAGGCAAATACGGGCAATTCAGTGGCCTCAACTCTGGTGGCCGCCCTATCACCCCACCCCGCAACTCTGCCAAAGCCAAGAAATAG
- the PPP1CA gene encoding serine/threonine-protein phosphatase PP1-alpha catalytic subunit isoform X2: MSDSEKLNLDSIIGRLLEGLCPVQGSRPGKNVQLTENEIRGLCLKSREIFLSQPILLELEAPLKICGDIHGQYYDLLRLFEYGGFPPESNYLFLGDYVDRGKQSLETICLLLAYKIKYPENFFLLRGNHECASINRIYGFYDECKRRYNIKLWKTFTDCFNCLPIAAIVDEKIFCCHGGLSPDLQSMEQIRRIMRPTDVPDQGLLCDLLWSDPDKDVQGWGENDRGVSFTFGAEVVAKFLHKHDLDLICRAHQVVEDGYEFFAKRQLVTLFSAPNYCGEFDNAGAMMSVDETLMCSFQILKPADKNKGKYGQFSGLNSGGRPITPPRNSAKAKK; this comes from the exons ATGTCCGACAGCGAGAAGCTTAACCTGGACTCCATCATCGGGCGACTCCTGGAAG GCCTGTGTCCAGTGCAGGGCTCCCGACCTGGCAAGAACGTACAGCTGACGGAGAACGAGATCCGCGGCCTGTGCCTCAAGTCCCGGGAGATCTTCCTGAGCCAGCCCATCCTCCTGGAGCTCGAGGCGCCTCTCAAGATATGCG GGGACATCCACGGCCAGTACTATGACCTGCTCCGATTGTTCGAGTACGGGGGCTTTCCTCCTGAGAGCAACTACCTCTTCCTGGGGGACTACGTGGACAGGGGCAAACAGTCCTTGGAAACCATCTGCCTGCTGCTGGCCTACAAGATCAAGTACCCCGAGAACTTCTTCCTGCTCCGTGGCAACCACGAGTGTGCCAGCATCAACCGCATCTATGGCTTCTATGATGAGT GTAAGAGACGCTACAACATAAAGCTCTGGAAGACCTTCACAGACTGCTTCAATTGCTTGCCCATTGCGGCCATTGTGGACGAGAAGATTTTCTGCTGCCATGGAG GACTGTCCCCAGACCTGCAGTCCATGGAGCAGATCAGGCGCATCATGAGGCCCACAGACGTGCCAGACCAAGGGCTGCTGTGTGATCTCCTATGGTCAGACCCTGATAAAGATGTCCAAGGCTGGGGCGAGAACGACCGCGGTGTCTCCTTTACTTTTGGGGCCGAGGTCGTGGCCAAGTTTCTGCACAAGCATGATCTGGACCTCATCTGCCGGGCACaccag GTGGTGGAGGACGGCTATGAATTCTTTGCCAAGCGACAGTTGGTGACCCTCTTCTCTGCCCCCAACTATTGTGGCGAGTTTGACAATGCTGGTGCCATGATGAGTGTGGATGAAACTCTCATGTGCTCTTTCCAG ATCCTTAAACCAGCCGACAAGAACAAAGGCAAATACGGGCAATTCAGTGGCCTCAACTCTGGTGGCCGCCCTATCACCCCACCCCGCAACTCTGCCAAAGCCAAGAAATAG
- the LOC123252806 gene encoding serine/threonine-protein phosphatase PP1-alpha catalytic subunit-like has product MSDSEKLNLDSIIGRLLEVQGSRPGKNVQLTENEIRGLCLKSREIFLSQPILLELEAPLKICGDIHGQYYDLLRLFEYGGFPPESNYLFLGDYVDRGKQSLETICLLLAYKIKYPENFFLLRGNHECASINRIYGFYDECKRRYNIKLWKTFTDCFNCLPIAAIVDEKIFCCHGGQGV; this is encoded by the exons ATGTCCGACAGCGAGAAGCTTAACCTGGACTCCATCATCGGGCGACTCCTGGAAG TGCAGGGCTCCCGACCTGGCAAGAACGTACAGCTGACGGAGAACGAGATCCGCGGCCTGTGCCTCAAGTCCCGGGAGATCTTCCTGAGCCAGCCCATCCTCCTGGAGCTCGAGGCGCCTCTCAAGATATGCG GGGACATCCACGGCCAGTACTATGACCTGCTCCGATTGTTCGAGTACGGGGGCTTTCCTCCTGAGAGCAACTACCTCTTCCTGGGGGACTACGTGGACAGGGGCAAACAGTCCTTGGAAACCATCTGCCTGCTGCTGGCCTACAAGATCAAGTACCCCGAGAACTTCTTCCTGCTCCGTGGCAACCACGAGTGTGCCAGCATCAACCGCATCTATGGCTTCTATGATGAGT GTAAGAGACGCTACAACATAAAGCTCTGGAAGACCTTCACAGACTGCTTCAATTGCTTGCCCATTGCGGCCATTGTGGACGAGAAGATTTTCTGCTGCCATGGAGGTCAGGGGGTCTGA
- the TBC1D10C gene encoding carabin isoform X1 produces the protein MAAALGEDLAVAPDIQDDSSSLGSDSELNGPGPFRRADRYGFIGGSANTSEAGPGQPPLELIRQREMKWVEMTSHWEKTMSRRAKKVKIQCRKGIPSALRARCWPLLCGAQARQQQNPSTYQELLSAPGDPQWLEAIRRDLHRQFPLHEMFLSPQGHGQQGLLNVLKAYTLYRPEQGYCQAQGPVAAVLLMQMPPEAHLLPPQEAFWCLVQICEFYLPGYYGPHMEAIRLDAEVFSALLGRLCPRIHKHLHQQGVGPLLYLPEWFLCLFARSLPFATVLRIWDAFFSEGVKVLFRVGLTLVRLALGTAEQRRACPGLLETLEMLRSIPPAQLQEDLFMAQVHAVAISERDLRRESLTQLAKLQKTDPELQLRPKDRLPGAPAIFEAQQLTAASKAPGQEVPRIVVQPPEEHPRRKPQTRGKTFHGMLTRHRGLQTEGPSRTHRASSSFLDTRF, from the exons ATGGCTGCCGCCCTAGGGGAGGACCTAGCCGTGGCCCCTGATATCCAGGACGACTCTAGCTCCCTTGGTTCAGACTCAGAGCTCAATGGTCCGGGGCCCTTCCGAAGGGCTGATCGCTATGGCTTCATTGGGGGCAGTGCCAACACCTCAGAAGCAGG CCCAGGGCAGCCTCCACTGGAGCTGATCCGGCAGCGAGAAATGAAGTGGGTGGAGATGACGTCTCACTGGGAGAAGACCATGTCCAGGAGGGCCAAGAAG GTAAAGATTCAGTGTCGCAAAGGGATCCCATCTGCCCTTCGTGCCCGCTGCTGGCCCCTGCTGTGTGGGGCCCAAGCTCGGCAGCAACAAAACCCCAGCACCTACCAG GAACTGCTCTCAGCTCCGGGGGACCCTCAGTGGCTGGAGGCAATCAGGAGAGACCTGCATCGTCAGTTCCCCCTACATGAAATGTTCCTGTCCCCCCAGGGTCATGG GCAGCAAGGCCTCCTGAACGTGCTTAAGGCCTATACCCTGTACCGGCCTGAACAGGGCTACTGCCAGGCCCAGGGGCCCGTAGCCGCTGTCCTGCTCATGCAGATGCCTCCGGAGG ctcatctcCTGCCCCCACAGGAGGCTTTCTGGTGTTTGGTACAGATCTGTGAGTTCTACCTGCCTGGCTACTATGGGCCTCACATG GAGGCCATACGGCTGGATGCTGAGGTGTTCTCGGCCCTGCTGGGCAGGCTGTGTCCTCGGATCCACAAGCACCTACACCAGCAGGGTGTGGGGCCCCTCCTCTATCTGCCCGAGTGGTTCCTGTGCCTCTTTGCCCGCTCCCTGCCCTTTGCCACCGTTCTACGCATCTGGGACGCCTTCTTCAGCGAAG GGGTGAAGGTCTTGTTCCGAGTGGGCCTGACCTTAGTCCGCCTTGCCTTGGGCACCGCTGAGCAGCGCCGGGCCTGCCCGGGGCTGCTGGAGACGCTCGAGATGCTGCGTTCCATCCCGCCAGCCCAGCTGCAGGAAGACCTATTCATGGCCCAG GTTCATGCGGTGGCCATCTCAGAGCGAGACCTGCGgcgggagagcctcacccagctCGCCAAGCTCCAGAAAACTGACCCAGAACTACAACTGAGGCCCAAAGACCGCCTGCCCGGGGCCCCGGCCATCTTTGAGGCCCAGCAGCTGACCGCAGCCTCAAAAGCACCAGGCCAGGAGGTGCCCCGGATCGTGGTGCAACCCCCGGAGGAGCACCCTCGAAGGAAGCCGCAGACAAGGGGCAAGACCTTCCATGGGATGCTGACTCGGCACCGGGGCCTGCAGACTGAAGGACCCTCCAGGACCCACCgggcctcctcctccttcctggacACCCGATTCTGA
- the TBC1D10C gene encoding carabin isoform X2, whose amino-acid sequence MAAALGEDLAVAPDIQDDSSSLGSDSELNGPGPFRRADRYGFIGGSANTSEAGPGQPPLELIRQREMKWVEMTSHWEKTMSRRAKKVKIQCRKGIPSALRARCWPLLCGAQARQQQNPSTYQELLSAPGDPQWLEAIRRDLHRQFPLHEMFLSPQGHGQQGLLNVLKAYTLYRPEQGYCQAQGPVAAVLLMQMPPEEAFWCLVQICEFYLPGYYGPHMEAIRLDAEVFSALLGRLCPRIHKHLHQQGVGPLLYLPEWFLCLFARSLPFATVLRIWDAFFSEGVKVLFRVGLTLVRLALGTAEQRRACPGLLETLEMLRSIPPAQLQEDLFMAQVHAVAISERDLRRESLTQLAKLQKTDPELQLRPKDRLPGAPAIFEAQQLTAASKAPGQEVPRIVVQPPEEHPRRKPQTRGKTFHGMLTRHRGLQTEGPSRTHRASSSFLDTRF is encoded by the exons ATGGCTGCCGCCCTAGGGGAGGACCTAGCCGTGGCCCCTGATATCCAGGACGACTCTAGCTCCCTTGGTTCAGACTCAGAGCTCAATGGTCCGGGGCCCTTCCGAAGGGCTGATCGCTATGGCTTCATTGGGGGCAGTGCCAACACCTCAGAAGCAGG CCCAGGGCAGCCTCCACTGGAGCTGATCCGGCAGCGAGAAATGAAGTGGGTGGAGATGACGTCTCACTGGGAGAAGACCATGTCCAGGAGGGCCAAGAAG GTAAAGATTCAGTGTCGCAAAGGGATCCCATCTGCCCTTCGTGCCCGCTGCTGGCCCCTGCTGTGTGGGGCCCAAGCTCGGCAGCAACAAAACCCCAGCACCTACCAG GAACTGCTCTCAGCTCCGGGGGACCCTCAGTGGCTGGAGGCAATCAGGAGAGACCTGCATCGTCAGTTCCCCCTACATGAAATGTTCCTGTCCCCCCAGGGTCATGG GCAGCAAGGCCTCCTGAACGTGCTTAAGGCCTATACCCTGTACCGGCCTGAACAGGGCTACTGCCAGGCCCAGGGGCCCGTAGCCGCTGTCCTGCTCATGCAGATGCCTCCGGAG GAGGCTTTCTGGTGTTTGGTACAGATCTGTGAGTTCTACCTGCCTGGCTACTATGGGCCTCACATG GAGGCCATACGGCTGGATGCTGAGGTGTTCTCGGCCCTGCTGGGCAGGCTGTGTCCTCGGATCCACAAGCACCTACACCAGCAGGGTGTGGGGCCCCTCCTCTATCTGCCCGAGTGGTTCCTGTGCCTCTTTGCCCGCTCCCTGCCCTTTGCCACCGTTCTACGCATCTGGGACGCCTTCTTCAGCGAAG GGGTGAAGGTCTTGTTCCGAGTGGGCCTGACCTTAGTCCGCCTTGCCTTGGGCACCGCTGAGCAGCGCCGGGCCTGCCCGGGGCTGCTGGAGACGCTCGAGATGCTGCGTTCCATCCCGCCAGCCCAGCTGCAGGAAGACCTATTCATGGCCCAG GTTCATGCGGTGGCCATCTCAGAGCGAGACCTGCGgcgggagagcctcacccagctCGCCAAGCTCCAGAAAACTGACCCAGAACTACAACTGAGGCCCAAAGACCGCCTGCCCGGGGCCCCGGCCATCTTTGAGGCCCAGCAGCTGACCGCAGCCTCAAAAGCACCAGGCCAGGAGGTGCCCCGGATCGTGGTGCAACCCCCGGAGGAGCACCCTCGAAGGAAGCCGCAGACAAGGGGCAAGACCTTCCATGGGATGCTGACTCGGCACCGGGGCCTGCAGACTGAAGGACCCTCCAGGACCCACCgggcctcctcctccttcctggacACCCGATTCTGA